A region of Pseudomonas cavernicola DNA encodes the following proteins:
- a CDS encoding CBS domain-containing protein, producing MKTVAEILKSKSHSMIFSVSPTTSVLDAVTLMAEKGIGALVVLEGEQLVGIVSERDYARKVALLERSSFTAQVSEIMTAKVITVEPRQNSQQCMQLMTEGRLRHLPVMQDGKLIGLLSIGDLVKNIISEQESLIHHLEQYIRGE from the coding sequence ATGAAAACGGTTGCCGAAATCCTCAAGTCAAAATCACATTCAATGATCTTCAGTGTCAGCCCCACGACCTCGGTACTAGATGCCGTCACCCTGATGGCTGAGAAGGGTATCGGTGCACTGGTGGTGCTGGAGGGCGAGCAACTGGTCGGTATCGTCAGTGAGCGTGACTATGCACGCAAGGTCGCTCTGCTGGAGCGCTCGTCGTTTACTGCGCAAGTCAGCGAAATCATGACGGCGAAGGTCATCACTGTAGAGCCGAGACAGAATAGCCAGCAATGCATGCAGTTAATGACCGAGGGGCGCCTGCGCCATCTGCCGGTTATGCAAGACGGCAAGCTGATCGGCCTGCTGTCCATTGGCGATCTGGTCAAGAACATCATCTCCGAGCAGGAAAGCCTGATTCATCATCTAGAGCAGTACATTCGCGGCGAGTAG
- the creC gene encoding two-component system sensor histidine kinase CreC, translated as MPLGIRIFLVYFLFVGLSGWFVLSTVMEEIRPGVRQSTEETLVDTANLLAELLRDDLRAGRLNQSRWQELFQAYGQRQPQARIWDVTKTAVSHRIYVTDAQGMVLLDSSGQAVGQDYSRWNDVYLTLRGQYGARSTRETAGDPDSSVMYVAAPINDHGQIIGVVSVSKPSRTVQPYIERSQRRLAWFGAGLIALGLLVGGVLSWWLSGSLRRLTRYARAVSAGERGELPRLRGGELAQLAEALEYMRNELEGKAYVERYVHTLTHELKSPLAAIRGAAELLEGEMPVAQRQRFVGNIQNESARLQQLIERLLNLALVEQRQGLEERIGLPLRALLDEQLQAQAARIESAQLRIENQVAEGVQLLGERFLLQQALANLLDNALDFTPPGGLLRLSAEMRAGYVELSLFNQGEPIPDYALPRLTERFYSLPRPLTGRKSTGLGLNFVQEVASLHSGGLRVGNVHGGVEVRLTLPRVE; from the coding sequence ATGCCGCTCGGCATCCGCATCTTCCTGGTCTACTTTCTGTTCGTCGGGCTGTCCGGCTGGTTTGTCTTAAGCACGGTGATGGAGGAGATTCGTCCCGGCGTGCGCCAGTCCACCGAGGAAACCCTGGTGGACACCGCCAACCTCTTGGCCGAGTTGCTGCGCGATGACCTGCGCGCCGGGCGCCTGAACCAGAGCCGCTGGCAGGAACTGTTCCAGGCCTATGGCCAGCGCCAGCCGCAGGCCCGGATCTGGGACGTGACCAAGACGGCGGTGAGCCACCGCATCTACGTCACCGACGCGCAGGGCATGGTTCTGCTGGATTCCAGCGGCCAGGCGGTGGGCCAGGATTACTCACGCTGGAACGATGTCTACCTGACCCTGCGCGGTCAATACGGGGCTCGCTCGACCCGCGAGACCGCGGGCGATCCCGATTCCTCGGTGATGTACGTGGCGGCGCCGATCAATGATCACGGGCAAATCATTGGCGTGGTGTCGGTGAGCAAGCCGAGCCGTACCGTGCAACCCTACATCGAACGCTCGCAGCGGCGCCTGGCGTGGTTCGGCGCCGGGCTGATCGCCCTCGGCCTGCTGGTCGGTGGCGTGCTGTCCTGGTGGCTGAGCGGCTCGTTGCGCCGGTTGACCCGCTATGCCCGCGCGGTCTCGGCCGGTGAGCGTGGAGAACTGCCCAGGCTGCGCGGCGGCGAGCTGGCGCAACTGGCCGAGGCGCTTGAGTACATGCGCAACGAGCTGGAGGGCAAGGCCTATGTCGAGCGCTATGTGCACACCCTGACCCACGAACTGAAGAGCCCGCTGGCGGCCATCCGTGGTGCCGCCGAACTGCTCGAAGGTGAGATGCCGGTCGCGCAGCGCCAGCGCTTCGTCGGCAATATCCAGAACGAGAGCGCGCGCCTGCAGCAACTGATCGAGCGGCTGCTGAACCTTGCCCTGGTGGAGCAGCGCCAAGGCTTGGAGGAGCGCATCGGGCTGCCGCTGCGGGCGCTGCTGGACGAGCAGTTGCAGGCCCAGGCCGCGCGTATCGAGAGCGCGCAACTGCGCATCGAGAACCAGGTGGCCGAGGGGGTGCAGCTACTGGGCGAGCGCTTCTTGCTACAGCAGGCACTGGCCAATCTGCTCGACAACGCGCTGGACTTCACCCCGCCGGGCGGGCTGCTCCGTCTTAGCGCCGAGATGCGTGCGGGGTACGTTGAACTGAGCCTGTTCAACCAGGGCGAACCGATCCCCGATTACGCCTTGCCGCGTCTGACCGAGCGCTTCTATTCCCTGCCGCGCCCGCTCACTGGGCGCAAGAGCACTGGGTTGGGCCTGAATTTCGTGCAGGAAGTGGCTAGCCTGCATAGTGGTGGTTTAAGAGTGGGTAACGTGCACGGCGGGGTCGAGGTGCGGTTGACACTGCCGCGGGTTGAATAG
- the creB gene encoding two-component system response regulator CreB, whose product MPQVLIVEDEAAIADTLIYALQSEGFSTHWVALAGAALEFQRATPADLLIFDVGLPDMSGFEACKQLRRFSEVPVLFLTARNAEIDRVVGLEIGADDYVTKPFSPREVAARVKAILKRVQPRPAEPAAWSQAGPFRLDLERYQIHYHGQLLGLTRHEFCLLQALFGQPERVFSREQLLDATGVASDVGYERSVDSHIKSLRAKLRLVAPDAEPIQTHRGLGYSLRLT is encoded by the coding sequence ATGCCACAGGTTCTGATCGTTGAAGATGAAGCGGCAATCGCCGACACCCTGATCTATGCCCTGCAAAGCGAGGGTTTCAGTACCCACTGGGTGGCGCTGGCCGGCGCGGCGCTGGAGTTTCAGCGGGCGACACCGGCGGACCTGCTGATTTTCGATGTCGGCCTGCCAGACATGAGCGGCTTCGAGGCGTGCAAGCAACTGCGGCGTTTCTCCGAGGTGCCGGTGTTGTTTCTCACCGCGCGCAATGCCGAAATCGACCGGGTGGTGGGCCTGGAGATCGGCGCCGACGATTACGTGACCAAACCGTTCAGCCCGCGCGAGGTGGCCGCACGGGTCAAGGCCATCCTCAAGCGTGTGCAGCCGCGTCCAGCGGAGCCTGCCGCGTGGAGCCAGGCCGGGCCGTTCCGCCTCGACCTCGAGCGTTACCAGATCCACTACCACGGTCAACTGCTCGGCCTGACCCGCCACGAGTTCTGCCTGTTGCAAGCCCTGTTCGGCCAGCCGGAGCGGGTGTTTTCCCGCGAGCAACTGCTGGATGCCACCGGCGTTGCCAGTGACGTCGGCTACGAGCGCAGCGTGGACAGTCATATCAAGAGCCTGCGCGCCAAGCTGCGCCTGGTGGCGCCTGACGCCGAGCCGATCCAGACCCATCGGGGCCTGGGTTACAGCCTGAGGCTCACGTGA
- a CDS encoding ATP-dependent zinc protease → MKRTLALLALMALPVLAAEPTIYGRYEYIKLPEINQTFKAKMDTGALTASLSAKDIESFKRDGEEWVRFRLATKGADDTVYEHRLARISKIKSRADEEDGEEDPEVVKRPVVDLQMCLAGVTRTIEVNLTDRSSFNYPLLIGAKALREFDAAVNPARRFTAGKPKC, encoded by the coding sequence ATGAAACGTACTCTCGCCCTGCTGGCCCTCATGGCGCTGCCTGTTCTGGCCGCCGAACCGACCATTTATGGCCGCTACGAATACATCAAGCTGCCGGAAATCAACCAGACCTTCAAAGCCAAGATGGACACCGGCGCGCTGACCGCCTCGCTGTCGGCCAAGGATATCGAGAGTTTCAAGCGCGATGGTGAAGAGTGGGTGCGCTTCCGCCTGGCGACAAAAGGGGCGGATGACACGGTCTACGAGCATCGCCTGGCGCGCATCAGCAAGATCAAAAGCCGCGCCGATGAGGAGGATGGTGAGGAAGACCCCGAGGTGGTGAAGCGCCCGGTGGTGGATCTGCAGATGTGCCTGGCTGGTGTGACGCGCACCATCGAGGTCAACCTGACCGACCGCAGCAGTTTCAACTATCCGCTGTTGATCGGCGCCAAGGCATTGCGCGAGTTCGACGCGGCGGTCAACCCGGCGCGCCGCTTCACCGCTGGCAAACCTAAGTGCTGA
- a CDS encoding DUF2780 domain-containing protein — protein sequence MNAPRSLALVAALSLAACPAFAFSLSDAANVVSAATGGNGNGSDTASLLGNPQNLELLQTLSSLKLTPQQAVGGTGALLGLAKNQLPGAEYSQLTQTVPGLEKLEGNNGLSQMSALSGLLGQSAGTPVSGEANAALANVNSLQDLNQAFSALGMDGGMIGQFAPLLLQYLGQQGVAGSLLGNLGSLWGVGNGA from the coding sequence ATGAACGCTCCACGTAGCCTTGCCCTGGTCGCAGCTCTTTCCCTGGCGGCCTGCCCGGCCTTTGCTTTCAGCTTGAGCGACGCCGCCAATGTGGTGTCGGCCGCTACAGGCGGCAACGGCAATGGCAGTGACACGGCAAGCTTGCTGGGCAATCCGCAGAACCTTGAGTTGCTGCAGACGCTGAGCAGCCTCAAGTTGACGCCGCAACAGGCGGTGGGCGGTACGGGGGCCTTGCTCGGGCTGGCGAAGAATCAACTGCCTGGCGCCGAGTACAGCCAACTGACCCAGACCGTTCCAGGTCTGGAAAAACTCGAGGGTAACAATGGCCTGAGCCAGATGAGCGCCCTCAGCGGCTTGCTCGGCCAGTCGGCGGGAACCCCGGTGAGTGGCGAAGCCAATGCCGCGCTGGCGAATGTGAATAGCCTGCAGGATCTGAATCAGGCGTTCAGCGCCCTGGGCATGGACGGAGGGATGATCGGCCAGTTCGCCCCGCTGCTGCTGCAGTACCTCGGCCAGCAGGGCGTTGCTGGCTCGCTGCTGGGCAACCTGGGCAGCCTCTGGGGTGTCGGCAACGGCGCCTGA
- the fdhA gene encoding formaldehyde dehydrogenase, glutathione-independent, whose product MSGNRGVVYLGAGKVEVQTIPYPKMEDPRGKRIDHGVILRVVSTNICGSDQHMVRGRTTAQVGLVLGHEITGEVIEKGRDVENLQIGDLVSVPFNVACGRCRSCKEQNTGVCLSVNPARPGGAYGYVDMGDWVGGQAEYVLVPYADFNLLKLPDRDSAMEKIRDLTCLSDILPTGYHGAVTAGVGPGSTVYIAGAGPVGMAAAASARLLGAAVVIVGDVNPLRLAHAKAQGFEIADLTQDTPLHEQIANLLGEPEVDCAVDAVGFEARGHGHDGAQHEAPADVLNALMGVVRVAGSIGIPGLYVTEDPGAVNKAAKHGSLNIRFGLGWAKSHSFHTGQTPTMKYNRQLMQAIMWDRINIAEVVGVQVISLDDAPRGYHEFDAGVPKKFVMDPHKLFSAA is encoded by the coding sequence ATGTCTGGTAATCGTGGTGTCGTGTATCTCGGCGCAGGCAAGGTCGAGGTGCAGACCATCCCCTATCCGAAAATGGAAGACCCGCGCGGCAAGCGCATCGACCATGGCGTGATCCTGCGCGTGGTCTCGACCAATATCTGCGGCTCCGATCAGCACATGGTGCGCGGTCGGACCACGGCCCAGGTCGGGCTGGTGCTCGGTCACGAGATCACCGGTGAGGTGATCGAGAAGGGCCGTGACGTGGAAAACCTGCAGATCGGTGACCTGGTCTCTGTGCCGTTCAACGTCGCCTGCGGCCGTTGCCGTAGCTGCAAGGAACAGAACACCGGCGTCTGCCTGTCGGTCAACCCGGCGCGCCCCGGCGGTGCCTATGGCTACGTCGACATGGGCGACTGGGTCGGCGGCCAGGCCGAATACGTACTGGTGCCGTACGCCGACTTCAACCTGCTGAAGCTGCCGGACCGCGACAGTGCGATGGAGAAGATCCGCGACCTGACATGCCTCTCCGACATCCTGCCGACCGGCTACCACGGCGCGGTGACCGCCGGTGTGGGCCCCGGCAGCACGGTGTATATTGCCGGTGCCGGCCCGGTCGGCATGGCCGCGGCGGCCTCGGCGCGCCTGCTCGGCGCCGCGGTGGTGATAGTCGGCGACGTCAACCCACTGCGTCTGGCGCATGCCAAGGCTCAGGGCTTCGAGATCGCCGACCTGACCCAGGACACCCCGCTGCACGAGCAGATCGCCAACCTGCTGGGTGAGCCGGAAGTCGATTGCGCGGTCGATGCGGTCGGCTTCGAGGCCCGCGGCCACGGGCATGACGGCGCGCAGCATGAGGCCCCGGCCGACGTGCTCAACGCGCTGATGGGCGTGGTGCGGGTGGCCGGCAGTATCGGTATCCCCGGCCTGTATGTCACCGAAGACCCGGGTGCGGTCAATAAAGCCGCCAAGCATGGCAGCCTGAACATCCGCTTCGGCCTCGGCTGGGCCAAGTCACACAGCTTCCATACCGGCCAGACCCCGACGATGAAGTACAACCGCCAGCTGATGCAGGCGATCATGTGGGACCGGATCAACATTGCCGAGGTCGTCGGCGTGCAGGTGATCAGCCTGGACGACGCGCCGCGCGGTTACCACGAGTTCGATGCCGGGGTGCCGAAGAAATTCGTCATGGATCCGCACAAGCTGTTCAGCGCCGCCTAA
- the purU gene encoding formyltetrahydrofolate deformylase, with product MSRTPDTWILTADCPSLLGTVDAVTRYLFEQGCYVTEHHSFDDRLSSRFFIRIEFRQPDTFAEQEFREGLAERVAAFDMNFELTPPNYRSKVVIMVSKADHCLNDLLYRQRIGQLPMEVVAVVSNHPDLEPLARWHGIPYHHFALDPHDKAGQERKVWQVIEETGAELVILARYMQVLSPELCRKLDGWAINIHHSLLPGFKGAKPYHQAYQKGVKLVGATAHYINNDLDEGPIIAQGVEPVDHTDYPEDLIAKGRDIECLTLAKAIGFHIERRVFLNANRTVIL from the coding sequence ATGAGCCGCACACCCGATACCTGGATTCTCACCGCCGACTGCCCGAGTCTGTTGGGCACGGTGGATGCGGTGACGCGCTACCTGTTCGAACAGGGCTGCTATGTCACCGAGCACCATAGCTTCGATGATCGGCTGTCGAGTCGCTTCTTCATTCGCATCGAATTCCGCCAGCCGGATACCTTCGCGGAGCAGGAATTCCGCGAGGGCTTGGCCGAGCGTGTCGCGGCGTTCGACATGAACTTCGAGCTGACCCCGCCGAACTACCGCAGCAAGGTGGTGATCATGGTCTCCAAGGCCGATCACTGCCTGAATGACCTGCTCTACCGCCAGCGCATCGGCCAATTGCCGATGGAGGTGGTGGCGGTGGTCTCCAATCACCCGGATCTTGAACCGCTGGCGCGCTGGCATGGGATTCCCTATCACCACTTCGCCCTCGACCCGCACGACAAGGCCGGGCAGGAGCGCAAGGTCTGGCAGGTGATCGAAGAAACCGGTGCCGAACTGGTGATTCTCGCCCGCTATATGCAGGTGTTGTCGCCGGAACTGTGCCGCAAGCTGGATGGCTGGGCGATCAATATCCACCATTCGCTGCTACCCGGTTTCAAGGGTGCCAAGCCGTATCACCAGGCCTATCAGAAAGGCGTCAAGCTGGTCGGCGCGACGGCGCATTACATCAATAACGACCTGGATGAAGGCCCGATCATCGCCCAGGGCGTCGAGCCGGTAGACCACACCGATTATCCCGAAGACCTGATCGCCAAGGGCCGCGACATCGAGTGCCTGACCCTAGCCAAGGCTATCGGCTTCCATATCGAGCGGCGGGTGTTCCTCAACGCCAATCGCACCGTGATTTTGTAA
- a CDS encoding sarcosine oxidase subunit gamma, translating to MTSVNVYKQRPDAAHAESPLFHTGLHELAGKGKANAGIHLREKKLLGHLTIRGDAHDAAFAGGVHKATGLELPGALTLVSQGDTSLQWMGPDEWLLIVPSGEELAAEQRLREALAEQHHQVVNVSGGQTILELSGPKVRELLMKSTSYDVHPRNFPVGKAVGTVFAKSQLVIRRTGEETWELLVRRSFSDYYWLWLQDASQEYGLAIKE from the coding sequence ATGACTTCAGTAAACGTCTACAAACAGCGTCCGGATGCGGCCCACGCCGAGTCGCCGCTGTTCCACACCGGTCTCCATGAGCTGGCTGGCAAGGGCAAAGCTAATGCCGGTATCCACCTGCGCGAGAAGAAGTTGCTCGGTCACCTGACCATTCGTGGCGATGCTCATGACGCGGCGTTTGCCGGCGGCGTGCACAAGGCCACCGGACTGGAGCTGCCCGGCGCGTTGACCTTGGTCAGCCAGGGCGACACCTCGTTGCAGTGGATGGGCCCGGATGAGTGGCTGCTGATCGTCCCGAGTGGCGAAGAGCTGGCCGCCGAGCAGCGCCTGCGTGAAGCACTGGCTGAGCAACATCATCAGGTGGTCAACGTCAGCGGCGGGCAGACGATTCTTGAGCTGAGCGGGCCGAAAGTCCGCGAGCTGTTGATGAAGTCCACCAGCTATGACGTACACCCGAGAAACTTCCCGGTCGGTAAAGCGGTCGGCACGGTGTTCGCCAAGTCGCAACTGGTGATTCGCCGCACCGGCGAGGAGACCTGGGAACTGCTGGTTCGCCGCAGCTTCTCCGACTACTACTGGCTGTGGCTGCAGGATGCCAGCCAGGAGTATGGGCTGGCGATCAAGGAGTAG
- a CDS encoding sarcosine oxidase subunit alpha encodes MSQINRLSKGGRINRSQPLTFKFNGETYQGYAGDTLAAALLANGVDIIGRSFKYSRPRGIVAAGAEEPNAVLQIGSREETQIPNVRATQQALYSGLVASSTNGWPSVNNDLMGILGKVGGEMMSPGFYYKTFMYPQSMWMTYEKYIRKAAGLGRAPKENDPDRYDYMNQHCDVLVVGGGAAGLAAALAAGRAGARVILADEQEEFGGHLLDSRESLDGKPASDWVGKAIAELKAMPEVLLLPRATVHGYHDHNFLTIHERRFDHIGETAPLGAFSFQEARQRMHRVRAKCVVLATGAHERPLVYGNNDVPGNMLAGAVSTYVRRYGVAPGKQLVLSTTNDYAYRVALDWLEAGLKVVAIADARPNPRGAWVEEARAKGLRVLTGSAVIETRGSKRVSAARVAAIDPLAHKVTSPGEWLECDLVATSGGYSPVVHLASHLGGKPSWREDILAFVPGEGFQQRVCAGAVNGVFALGDVLADGFEAGVKAAGDAGFAPVSGELPKVFGRHEEASVALFQVPHEKPTARGPKQFVDLQNDVTAAGIELATREGFESVEHVKRYTALGFGTDQGKLGNINGLAIAARSLGISIPQMGTTMFRPNYTPVTFGAVAGRNCGALFDPVRYTALHNWHLKNGAEFEDVGQWKRPWYFPKNGEDLHAAVGRECKAVRDSVGILDASTLGKIDIQGPDAREFLNRVYTNAWTKLDVGKARYGLMCKEDGMVFDDGVTACLADNHFLMTTTTGGAARVMQWLEIYHQTEWPDLKVYFTSVTDHWATMTLSGPNSRKLLAEVTDIDLDKDGFPFMTWKEGQVGGVPARVFRISFTGELSYEVNVQADYAMGVLEKIVEAGKKYNLTPYGTETMHVLRAEKGFIIIGQDTDGSVTPDDLNMGWCVGRTKPFSWIGWRGMNREDCVKENRKQLVGLKPVDPNIVLPEGAQLVFDAKQQIPMAMVGHVTSSYYSSSLGYSFALALVKGGLKRLGEKVFAPLVDGRMIEAEIVSSVFFDPKGDQQNV; translated from the coding sequence ATGAGCCAGATCAATCGCCTGAGCAAAGGTGGGCGGATCAACCGCAGCCAGCCTTTGACCTTCAAGTTCAATGGCGAGACCTATCAGGGTTATGCCGGTGACACCCTGGCCGCCGCGCTGCTGGCCAACGGCGTCGATATCATCGGTCGCAGCTTCAAATACTCGCGGCCACGCGGCATCGTCGCCGCCGGCGCCGAAGAGCCGAACGCGGTGCTGCAGATCGGTTCGCGCGAAGAAACCCAGATCCCCAACGTGCGTGCCACGCAACAGGCGCTGTACAGCGGCCTGGTGGCGAGCAGCACCAACGGCTGGCCGAGCGTCAACAACGACCTGATGGGCATTCTCGGTAAGGTCGGCGGCGAGATGATGTCACCCGGTTTCTACTACAAGACCTTCATGTATCCGCAGTCGATGTGGATGACCTACGAGAAGTACATCCGCAAGGCCGCAGGCTTGGGCCGCGCGCCGAAAGAAAACGACCCGGATCGCTATGACTACATGAACCAGCACTGCGATGTGCTGGTGGTCGGTGGCGGTGCTGCGGGCCTGGCTGCCGCATTGGCCGCCGGTCGTGCCGGTGCGCGGGTGATTTTGGCGGACGAACAGGAAGAGTTCGGCGGCCACCTGCTGGACAGCCGCGAAAGCCTCGACGGCAAACCGGCCTCCGACTGGGTGGGCAAAGCTATCGCCGAGCTCAAGGCCATGCCCGAGGTGCTGCTGTTGCCGCGCGCCACGGTGCACGGCTACCACGACCACAACTTCCTGACTATTCATGAGCGTCGTTTCGATCACATCGGCGAAACCGCGCCGCTGGGCGCTTTTAGTTTCCAAGAGGCGCGTCAACGCATGCACCGCGTGCGTGCCAAGTGTGTGGTGCTGGCTACCGGCGCCCACGAGCGTCCGCTGGTCTATGGCAACAACGATGTACCGGGCAATATGCTGGCCGGCGCGGTCTCCACCTATGTGCGCCGTTATGGCGTGGCGCCGGGCAAACAGCTGGTGCTGTCGACCACCAACGATTACGCCTATCGCGTTGCGTTGGACTGGCTTGAGGCTGGCCTGAAAGTGGTCGCCATCGCCGATGCCCGGCCAAACCCGCGTGGTGCCTGGGTCGAGGAAGCGCGCGCGAAAGGCCTGCGGGTTCTCACCGGCAGCGCGGTCATCGAAACCCGTGGCAGCAAGCGCGTCAGCGCAGCGCGGGTGGCGGCGATCGATCCGCTGGCGCATAAAGTCACCAGCCCTGGCGAGTGGCTGGAGTGCGACCTGGTCGCCACCTCCGGCGGCTACAGCCCGGTCGTGCATTTGGCTTCGCACCTGGGTGGCAAACCGAGCTGGCGTGAAGACATCCTTGCATTTGTGCCCGGTGAAGGTTTCCAGCAGCGGGTTTGCGCCGGTGCGGTGAACGGTGTGTTCGCCCTCGGGGATGTGCTTGCCGATGGTTTCGAAGCCGGCGTCAAAGCTGCCGGTGATGCTGGGTTCGCTCCGGTCAGCGGCGAGCTGCCAAAAGTCTTCGGGCGCCATGAAGAGGCCAGCGTGGCGTTGTTCCAGGTGCCGCACGAAAAACCGACTGCTCGGGGACCGAAGCAATTCGTCGACCTGCAGAACGACGTCACCGCCGCCGGTATCGAACTGGCGACCCGCGAGGGCTTCGAGTCGGTCGAGCACGTCAAGCGCTACACCGCGCTGGGCTTCGGTACCGATCAGGGCAAGCTGGGCAATATCAACGGGCTGGCCATCGCCGCGCGTTCGCTGGGCATCAGCATCCCGCAGATGGGCACCACCATGTTCCGCCCGAACTACACCCCGGTAACCTTCGGTGCGGTAGCCGGACGTAACTGCGGCGCGCTGTTCGATCCGGTGCGTTACACCGCATTGCACAACTGGCACCTGAAGAACGGCGCCGAGTTTGAAGATGTAGGCCAGTGGAAGCGTCCTTGGTACTTCCCGAAAAACGGTGAAGATCTGCACGCAGCGGTCGGCCGCGAATGCAAGGCGGTGCGCGACAGCGTCGGTATTCTCGATGCTTCGACCCTCGGCAAGATCGACATTCAGGGCCCGGATGCTCGCGAGTTTCTCAACCGCGTGTACACCAACGCCTGGACCAAGCTCGATGTCGGCAAGGCCCGCTATGGCCTGATGTGCAAGGAAGACGGCATGGTCTTCGACGACGGCGTAACCGCCTGTCTCGCCGACAATCACTTCCTGATGACCACCACCACCGGCGGCGCTGCGCGCGTCATGCAGTGGCTGGAAATCTACCACCAGACCGAGTGGCCGGACCTCAAGGTGTATTTCACCTCGGTAACCGACCACTGGGCGACCATGACCCTGTCCGGGCCGAACAGCCGCAAGCTGCTGGCCGAAGTGACGGACATCGATCTGGACAAAGATGGCTTCCCCTTCATGACCTGGAAAGAAGGTCAGGTCGGCGGCGTGCCGGCGCGGGTGTTCCGCATCTCCTTCACCGGTGAGCTGTCTTACGAAGTCAACGTGCAGGCCGACTACGCCATGGGCGTGCTGGAAAAAATCGTCGAGGCCGGCAAGAAGTACAACCTGACCCCGTACGGCACCGAGACCATGCACGTGCTGCGGGCCGAGAAGGGCTTCATCATCATCGGCCAAGACACCGACGGTTCGGTGACCCCGGACGACCTGAACATGGGCTGGTGTGTTGGCCGCACTAAACCATTCTCCTGGATCGGCTGGCGCGGGATGAACCGTGAAGACTGCGTGAAGGAAAACCGCAAGCAACTGGTCGGGCTCAAGCCGGTCGACCCCAACATCGTGCTGCCGGAAGGCGCGCAGTTGGTGTTCGACGCCAAACAGCAGATCCCGATGGCGATGGTCGGTCACGTCACCTCCAGCTACTACAGCAGCAGCCTCGGCTACAGCTTCGCGCTGGCGCTGGTCAAAGGCGGGCTGAAGCGCCTTGGCGAGAAGGTTTTCGCGCCTCTGGTGGACGGCCGCATGATCGAGGCCGAAATCGTCAGCTCGGTGTTCTTCGATCCGAAAGGGGATCAGCAGAATGTCTAG
- a CDS encoding sarcosine oxidase subunit delta translates to MLQIFCPHCGELRSEEEFHSAGQAHIPRPLDPNGCTDEEWGDYLFFRDNPRGVHHELWIHAAGCRQYFNATRDTISYEIFETYKIGEKPSVTAKPKSAPLTSRAAGGKA, encoded by the coding sequence ATGCTGCAAATATTCTGCCCTCACTGTGGCGAACTGCGCTCCGAAGAGGAATTCCACTCGGCCGGCCAGGCGCACATTCCGCGCCCGCTCGATCCGAATGGCTGCACCGATGAGGAATGGGGCGATTACCTGTTCTTCCGCGACAACCCGCGCGGCGTGCACCACGAGCTGTGGATTCACGCGGCCGGCTGCCGGCAGTACTTCAACGCCACCCGTGACACGATCAGCTACGAAATTTTCGAAACCTACAAAATTGGCGAGAAGCCGAGCGTGACCGCCAAGCCCAAGAGCGCTCCGCTGACCAGCCGCGCAGCAGGAGGAAAGGCATGA